One Rhinolophus sinicus isolate RSC01 linkage group LG06, ASM3656204v1, whole genome shotgun sequence DNA window includes the following coding sequences:
- the TSPAN18 gene encoding tetraspanin-18, whose product MEGDCLSCMKYLMFVFNFFIFLGGACLLGLGIWVLVDPTGFREIVAANPLLITGAYILLAMGGLLFLLGFLGCCGAVRENKCLLLFFFLFILLIFLAELSAAILAFIFRENLTREFFTKELTKHYQGNNDTDVFSATWNSVMITFGCCGVNGPEDFKFASVFRLLTLDSDEVPEACCRREPQSRDGVLLSREECLLGRDLFLNKQGCYTVILNAFETYVYLAGALAIGVLAIELFAMIFAMCLFRGIQ is encoded by the exons ATGGAAGGCGACTGTCTGAGCTGCATGAAGTATCTGATGTTTGTGTTCAATTTCTTCATATTT CTGGGCGGGGCCTGCCTGCTAGGCCTCGGCATCTGGGTCCTGGTGGACCCCACCGGCTTCCGAGAGATTGTGGCAGCCAATCCCCTGCTCATCACGGGCGCCTACATCCTCCTGGCCATGGGAGGCCTGCTCTTCCTGCTCGGCTTCCTGGGCTGCTGTGGGGCTGTCCGCGAGAACAAGTGTCTGCTGCTGTTT TTCTTCCTGTTCATCCTGCTCATCTTCTTGGCAGAGCTCTCGGCGGCCATCCTGgcctttatcttcagggaaaaT ctcACCCGTGAATTCTTCACCAAGGAGCTCACCAAGCACTACCAGGGCAACAATGACACAGATGTCTTCTCTGCCACCTGGAACTCGGTCATGATCACA TTTGGTTGCTGTGGGGTCAATGGGCCTGAAGACTTTAAGTTTGCATCCGTTTTTCGACTCCTGACTTTGGACAGTGATGAGGTGCCGGAGGCCTGCTGCCGAAGAGAACCCCAGAGTCGGGATGGGGTCCTGCTGAGCAGGGAGGAATGTCTCCTGGGAAGGGACCTGTTCCTGAACAAGCAG GGCTGCTACACGGTGATCCTCAACGCCTTCGAAACCTACGTCTACCTGGCTGGAGCCCTCGCCATAGGGGTGCTGGCCATCGAG CTTTTCGCCATGATCTTCGCCATGTGCCTCTTCCGGGGCATCCAGTAA